A stretch of the Papaver somniferum cultivar HN1 chromosome 6, ASM357369v1, whole genome shotgun sequence genome encodes the following:
- the LOC113289283 gene encoding protein TIC 62, chloroplastic-like, with translation MELFALSSPRITSTLPSSSRKLLTGKSSFISSLNNNLKKHPDSRNFKFDDARAQLSVKGSRKCNVGIVKAVVKQEIQSNDDVVFVAGATGKVGSRTVRELLKLGFQVRAGVRSAQKADKLVKSVQEMKLDEGVAAVEKLIIVECDLEKDGIKEAIGNASVVICCIGASEKEVFDVTGPCRIDYRATKSLIDAATSARVDHFILVTSLGTNKIGFPAAILNLFWGVLIWKRKAEEALIASGLPYTIVRPGGMERPTDAYKKTHNITLAEGDTLFGGQVSNLQVAELMAFMAKNRSLSYCKVVEVVAETTAPLTPLGDLLAKLPSDRVDTSANKEKLQDTRLPDPVPSQIIAPEASIAVVEKEPTQKKMQISRPLSPYFKYENLKPPTSPTPTPPPSSKPTPSTTLGSTKVAEVDTLEATLEVDDLKSPTSPTPTSPGDVTVQVNAAQVETGTTSAAAEVSAEVPKTRPLSPYAVYEDLKPPTSPSPFQATANGRVTSATLPVEAAPPSTETSSTVETTPAEVTETEVSPIKTKETSHLSPYYAYDDLKPPTSPSPSAPVSLSSQPKMSDVPDTSAAENPKLDEPVVETSTNETKPRPLSPFTMYEDLKPPTSPTIVFK, from the exons ATGGAGCTTTTTGCTTTATCTTCTCCTCGTATAACCAgtacattaccatcatcatcaagaAAGTTGTTAACGGGTAAAAGTTCATTCATTTCCTCTCTTAACAACAATTTGAAGAAACACCCAGATTCCAGAAATTTCAAATTTGATGATGCCAGAGCTCAATTATCAG TGAAAGGAAGTAGGAAATGCAATGTTGGGATTGTAAAGGCAGTTGTTAAACAGGAAATTCAATCAAATGATGATGTTGTTTTTGTTGCTGGTGCTACTGGTAAAGTTGGTTCAAGAACTGTAAG GGAGCTATTAAAGCTAGGATTTCAAGTAAGAGCAGGTGTGAGAAGTGCCCAGAAAGCAGATAAACTTGTTAAGAGTGTTCAAGAAATGAAGCTTGATGAAGGTGTTGCAG CCGTAGAAAAGCTTATAATTGTGGAATGTGATTTGGAGAAAGATGGGATTAAAGAGGCAATAGGAAATGCATCTGTTGTAATTTGTTGTATTGGTGCCAGTGAAAAAGAGGTTTTCGATGTTACTGGACCATGTCGCATTGACTATAGAGCTACGAAAAGCCTCATTGATGCAG CAACATCTGCACGAGTTGATCACTTTATCTTGGTTACCTCTTTGGGGACAAACAAGATTGGATTTCCAGCAGCTATTCTGAA TTTGTTTTGGGGAGTCCTTATATGGAAAAGGAAAGCAGAAGAAGCACTTATAGCAAGTGGACTTCCGTACACT ATAGTGAGGCCAGGAGGAATGGAAAGACCTACTGATGcatacaagaaaactcataatatTACCCTTGCAGAGGGAGATACTTTATTTGGTGGTCAAGTATCTAATCTTCAG GTTGCAGAACTAATGGCATTCATGGCCAAGAACAGAAGCTTATCTTACTGTAAAGTGGTGGAAGTAGTTGCGGAGACAACTGCTCCATTGACTCCCTTGGGAGATCTTCTTGCTAAATTACCATCTGATAGAGTGGATACTTCTGCGAATAAG GAAAAATTGCAAGATACACGTCTGCCAGATCCAGTGCCTTCTCAGATTATTGCCCCTGAAGCAAGCATTGCTGTCGTTGAGAAGGAACCCACCCAAAAGAAAATGCAGATATCAAGGCCTCTCTCTCCTTATTTCAA ATACGAAAATTTGAAACCTCCAACATCTCCTACGCCAACACCTCCACCATCTTCCAAACCAACCCCCAGCACCACACTTGGTTCAACTAAAGTAGCAGAAGTAGATACTTTGGAGGCAACATTGGAAGTAGATGATTTGAAATCACCAACGTCTCCTACTCCTACTTCACCTGGTGATGTTACGGTTCAAGTAAATGCCGCTCAAGTGGAAACAGGTACTACCTCTGCAGCCGCCGAAGTTAGTGCTGAAGTGCCAAAAACAAGGCCTCTCTCTCCTTACGCTGT ATATGAAGATTTGAAACCACCCACGTCTCCAAGCCCATTTCAGGCAACTGCTAATGGAAGAGTTACCAGTGCTACTCTTCCAGTGGAGGCTGCACCACCCTCTACTGAAACAAGTTCTACGGTGGAGACAACACCTGCAGAGGTCACTGAAACAGAAGTCTCACCAATTAAGACCAAGGAAACAAGTCATCTTTCACCTTATTATGC ATACGATGACTTGAAACCTCCGACTTCACCATCTCCAAGTGCACCAGTATCATTGTCTTCACAACCCAAAATGTCCGACGTGCCAGACACCAGCGCAGCTGAAAATCCAAAATTGGACGAACCAGTGGTGGAAACAAGTACCAATGAAACAAAACCAAGACCTCTTTCGCCTTTCACTAT GTATGAGGATTTAAAGCCTCCAACTTCCCCGACAATCGTATTCAAATGA